One window of the Vigna radiata var. radiata cultivar VC1973A chromosome 1, Vradiata_ver6, whole genome shotgun sequence genome contains the following:
- the LOC106771382 gene encoding cleavage and polyadenylation specificity factor subunit 1 isoform X3 translates to MSFAAYKMMQWSTGIDNCAAGFLTHSRADSVPLQADDLDAEWSSRPSRVGPLPNLVVTAANVLEVYAVRIQEDQPTKATDPRRGTLLDGIEGASLELVCHYRLHGNVETMAVLSIGGGDASRKRDSIILTFADAKISVLEYDDSIHGLRTSSLHCFEGPEWLHLKRGREQFARGPVVKVDPQGRCGGALVYDLQMIILKATQAGSGLVGDDDALGFSGAVAARIESSYMINLRDLDMRHVKDFTFVHGYIEPVMVILHERELTWAGRVSWKHHTCMISALSISTTLKQHPLIWSAVNLPHDAYKLLAVPSPIGGVLVIGANTVHYHSQSASCSLALNSYAVSPDNSQEIPRSSFNVELDSANATWLLSDVALLSTKTGELLLLTLVYDGRVVQRLDLSKSKASVLSSGITTIGNCLFFLASRLGDSMLVQFSCGSGGSLLSSNLKEEVGDIEVDAPSKRLRRSPSDTLQDMVSGEELSLFGSAPNRTESAQKSFSFAVRDSLINVGPLKDFSYGLRINADANATGIAKQSNYELVCCSGHGKNGSLCVLRQSIRPEVITEVELPGCKGIWTVYHKSTRSHNTDSSKLADDDDEYHAYLIISLEARTMVLETADLLSEVTESVDYYVQGKTLAAGNLFGRRRVIQVYERGARILDGSFMTQDVTFGASNSESGSASESAIALSVSIADPFVLLRMSDGSVRLLIGDPITCTISVTSPASFESTKGSVSSCTLYHDKGPEPWLRKTSTDAWLSTGVGEAIDGTDGAAQDHGDIYCVVCFDNGNLEIFDVPNFNCVFSVETFMSGKSHLVDALMKEVLKDSKMGDRDGVVSQGRKENVPDMKVVELAMQRWSGQHSRPFLFGILSDGTILCYHAYLYESPDGTSKVEDSASAGGSVGLGTTNVSRLRNLRFVRVPLDAYSREETSNGSPRQQITIFKNIGNYQGFFLSGSRPAWVMVLRERLRVHPQLCDGSIVAFTVLHNVNCNHGLIYVTSQGVLKICQLPSGSNYDSHWPVQKIPLKATPHQVTYFAEKNLYPLIVSFPVLKPLNQVISLVDQDVNHQNEGQNMNSDEQNRFYPIDEFEVRIMEPEKSGGPWQTKATIPMQSSENALTVRMVTLLNTTSKENETLLAIGTAYVQGEDVAARGRILLFSLGKNTDNSQSLVSEVYSKELKGAISALASLQGHLLIASGPKIILHKWNGTELNGKELHPYRRHP, encoded by the exons ATGAGTTTCGCGGCGTACAAGATGATGCAGTGGTCCACTGGAATCGACAACTGCGCCGCCGGCTTCCTCACGCACTCACGTGCTGACTCCGTTCCGCTCCAGGCCGACGACCTAGACGCCGAGTGGTCCTCCCGCCCTAGCCGCGTCGGCCCCCTCCCAAACCTCGTCGTCACCGCCGCCAACGTCCTCGAGGTCTACGCCGTACGCATCCAAGAGGACCAGCCGACCAAGGCCACCGACCCCCGCCGCGGTACTCTCCTTGATGGAATCGAGGGAGCCTCACTTGAGCTCGTGTGCCACTACAG GTTGCATGGTAATGTTGAAACCATGGCTGTGTTGAGCATTGGAGGTGGTGATGCTTCTAGGAAGAGAGACTCTATCATCTTAACTTTTGCAGATGCAAAGATTTCAGTTCTCGAGTATGATGATTCTATTCACGGACTTCGAACAAG ttctttacattgttttgagGGTCCAGAGTGGCTTCATctgaaaagaggaagagaacaATTTGCAAGAGGACCGGTGGTAAAGGTTGATCCTCAAGGCAGGTGTGGTGGGGCTCTTGTATATGATTTGCAAATGATAATACTAAAGGCCACTCAG GCTGGTTCTGGTTTAGTTGGGGATGATGATGCCTTGGGATTTTCAGGAGCAGTTGCTGCCCGAATTGAGTCATCTTATATGATAAACCTCCGTGACTTGGATATGAGGCATGTAAAAGATTTTACGTTTGTTCATG GCTACATCGAACCTGTAATGGTTATTTTACATGAACGTGAACTCACTTGGGCTGGGCGTGTCTCATGGAAGCATCATACTTGCATGATATCAGCACTTAGTATCAGTACAACCTTAAAGCAGCATCCACTTATTTGGTCAGCTGTT AATCTCCCCCACGATGCATACAAGCTTCTTGCTGTGCCCTCGCCAATAGGTGGTGTTCTTGTAATAGGTGCTAACACTGTTCATTATCACAGTCAG TCTGCTTCTTGTTCATTGGCCTTGAACAGCTATGCTGTTTCACCTGACAATAG TCAAGAGATACCGAGATCAAGTTTTAACGTGGAGCTTGATTCTGCCAATGCAACTTGGTTGTTGAGTGATGTGGCCTTGTTGTCTACAAAAACTGGCGAACTGCTATTGCTTACACTTGTTTATGATGGAAG gGTTGTACAGAGACTTGATCTTTCCAAGTCAAAAGCTTCAGTTCTGTCATCT GGTATTACGACCATTGGGAATTGTCTATTTTTTCTCGCCAGTCGGTTAGGGGATAGTATGTTGGTGCAATTTTCTTGTGGATCTGGTGGTTCATTGTTGTCATCCAATTTAAAAGAAGAG GTCGGTGATATTGAAGTGGATGCTCCATCAAAGAGATTGCGGAGGTCACCTTCTGATACTTTGCAAGACATGGTTAGTGGTGAAGAGCTCTCCTTGTTTGGATCTGCTCCAAATAGAACAGAGTCAGCTCAG AAGTCCTTCTCGTTTGCTGTGAGGGATTCATTGATTAATGTTGGTCCTTTGAAAGATTTCTCGTATGGTTTAAGAATAAATGCTGATGCAAATGCTACAGGGATAGCCAAACAGAGTAACTATGAACTG GTGTGCTGTTCTGGTCATGGAAAAAATGGTTCTCTGTGTGTTCTGCGGCAATCAATTCGTCCAGAAGTGATTACTGAG GTTGAACTTCCCGGTTGCAAAGGAATTTGGACTGTGTATCATAAGAGCACACGTTCTCATAATACTGATTCTTCTAAGCTggctgatgatgatgatgagtatCATGCCTATCTTATTATTAGTTTGGAGGCTCGTACAATG GTACTAGAAACAGCCGATCTTCTGAGTGAGGTTACTGAAAGTGTGGACTATTATGTTCAAGGAAAAACACTTGCTGCGGGAAATTTATTTGGAAG GCGTCGAGTTATCCAAGTCTATGAACGTGGGGCTCGAATTCTAGATGGTTCTTTTATGACCCAAGATGTAACCTTTGGAGCTTCAAATTCAGAATCCGGTTCTGCTTCTGAGAGTGCTATAGCACTTTCTGTTTCTATAGCTGATCCATTTGTCTTACTCAGAATGAGTGATGGAAGTGTTCGTCTTCTGATTGGAG ATCCTATTACCTGCACAATTTCTGTCACTTCACCAGCTTCATTCGAGAGTACCAAGGGATCAGTTTCTTCATGCACACTGTACCATGATAAAGGACCTGAGCCTTGGCTGAGGAAGACTAGTACTGATGCGTGGCTTTCTACCGGTGTTGGTGAGGCTATTGATGGTACTGATGGTGCAGCTCAGGACCATGGGGATATTtattgtgttgtttgttttgataatGGCAACCTTGAAATATTTGATGTCCCCAATTTCAATTGTGTCTTTTCTGTGGAAACTTTCATGTCTGGAAAAAGCCATCTTGTTGATGCTCTGATGAAAGAAGTACTAAAAGATTCTAAAATGGGGGATAGAGATGGAGTGGTCAGCCAAGGGAGGAAGGAAAATGTACCAGATATGAAGGTTGTAGAGTTGGCTATGCAGAGATGGTCTGGGCAACATAGCCGTCCATTTCTTTTTGGGATTTTGAGTGATGGAACTATTCTTTGTTACCATGCTTATCTTTATGAAAGTCCAGATGGTACTTCTAAAGTTGAGGATTCAGCATCAGCGGGAGGATCCGTTGGCCTTGGCACTACCAATGTTTCCAGGCTCAGAAATTTGAGATTTGTTCGTGTGCCCTTGGATGCATATTCCAGGGAGGAGACATCTAATGGATCACCTCGTCAacaaattactatttttaagaatattgGTAATTATCAAGGATTCTTCTTATCTGGGTCAAGACCAGCTTGGGTCATGGTGTTGAGGGAACGACTTCGTGTTCATCCACAG CTATGTGATGGGTCTATTGTTGCTTTTACTGTACTTCACAACGTGAACTGCAATCATGGActtatatatgttacatcacAG GGTGTTTTGAAGATATGCCAGTTGCCTTCTGGTTCAAACTATGACAGCCACTGGCCTGTCCAAAAA ATTCCACTAAAAGCCACTCCACACCAAGTAACATATTTTGCTGAGAAGAATTTATATCCACTTATTGTCTCGTTTCCA GTTCTTAAGCCATTAAATCAAGTTATTTCATTGGTTGACCAAGATGTCAACCATCAGAATGAGGGTCAGAATATGAATTCTGATGAGCAAAATCGCTTTTATCCTATTGATGAATTTGAGGTTCGAATTATGGAGCCAGAAAAGTCTGGTGGCCCTTGGCAAACAAAAGCAACAATACCTATGCAAAGTTCTGAAAATGCCCTCACTGTGAGGATGGTTACGCTGCTG AATACAAcctcaaaagaaaatgaaacacttTTAGCCATTGGGACTGCTTATGTGCAAGGAGAGGATGTTGCTGCAAGAGGACGCATCCTCCTTTTTTCTTTGGGGAAAAATACTGATAATTCACAATCTCTG GTTTCAGAGGTGTATTCTAAGGAATTAAAAGGTGCTATATCTGCCTTGGCCTCACTTCAGGGCCATCTATTAATAGCGTCTGGTCCAAAAATTATTCTGCACAAGTGGAATGGCACTGAGTTGAATG GTAAAGAACTTCATCCTTATAGGCGACATCCATAA